In one Corallococcus sp. EGB genomic region, the following are encoded:
- a CDS encoding VOC family protein → MGLPNGVHHLAIATRDMKAQLTFFTQVVGMELEALYWMHGVENTVHAFLRLGDTCSLSFVQAPDMASIEPVMGVSHPGFSAGSVAPGAMQHLALSVPSEVELLALRDRLRSHGYWVAGPVNHNLCKSMYVQAPEGLVLEFATEEGAIDTEQWIDPAVVAFCGISPSELEGFMRPPPFQSQGGKVSQPPPNTRPNFVFTGEWAPRGEAFFQLTDAQIAAALDSPTPPVPKRRPAP, encoded by the coding sequence ATGGGTCTTCCCAATGGCGTCCATCACCTGGCGATCGCGACGCGGGACATGAAGGCGCAGCTCACGTTCTTCACCCAGGTCGTCGGCATGGAGTTGGAGGCGCTGTACTGGATGCACGGCGTGGAGAACACCGTTCACGCCTTCCTGCGGCTGGGCGACACCTGCTCGCTGAGCTTCGTACAGGCGCCGGACATGGCGAGCATTGAACCGGTGATGGGCGTCTCGCATCCGGGCTTCAGCGCGGGCTCCGTGGCGCCGGGCGCGATGCAGCATCTGGCGCTGAGCGTCCCATCCGAAGTGGAGTTGCTCGCGCTGCGCGACCGGCTGCGCTCGCATGGCTATTGGGTGGCGGGGCCCGTGAACCACAACCTGTGCAAGTCGATGTACGTCCAGGCACCGGAGGGGCTCGTGCTGGAGTTCGCGACGGAGGAGGGCGCCATCGACACCGAGCAATGGATCGACCCGGCCGTGGTCGCCTTCTGTGGCATCAGCCCTTCGGAGCTGGAGGGCTTCATGCGTCCGCCGCCATTCCAGTCCCAGGGCGGCAAGGTGTCCCAGCCGCCGCCGAACACTCGCCCCAACTTCGTCTTCACCGGAGAGTGGGCTCCGCGCGGTGAGGCCTTCTTCCAGCTCACCGACGCGCAGATCGCCGCCGCGCTGGATTCGCCCACGCCGCCAGTCCCGAAGCGGCGTCCCGCGCCATGA
- a CDS encoding MFS transporter codes for MQTQHVGRALLALSLGGFGIGTTEFATMGILPQIASGLGTTIPMSGHVIAAYALGVVVGAPLVAIVTARMSRRALLLLLMVAFTLGNTASALAPTLDTLVAARFMAGLPHGAYFGVASVVGAELLGAGRRGRAVALVMAGLTVANIVGVPAATFLGQHLGWRSTFLLVGAIGLVTLMALWLWVPHVASLGGSSIRQELSALRQPQVWWTSLVGAVGFGGLFAVYSYIAPTLTLVSGLPESGLPWVLALFGVGMTVGAMFGGRLTDHSVTLAMWVGFGATTLVMGLFALTAGALWAAVPLVFLIGFAAQFLAPAVQVRLMEASPGAPSLAASMSHSALNIANAAGAWLGGLVIAAGWGYLAPAWAAVALTLAGAALFAVSNRGGGRPAAARAEHA; via the coding sequence GTGCAGACGCAACACGTAGGGCGTGCGCTCCTGGCGCTGTCGCTGGGTGGCTTCGGTATCGGGACGACCGAGTTCGCCACCATGGGCATCCTTCCCCAAATCGCGAGCGGGCTCGGGACGACGATTCCCATGAGTGGTCACGTCATCGCCGCGTATGCGCTGGGCGTGGTCGTGGGAGCGCCGCTGGTCGCCATCGTGACGGCGCGGATGTCGCGCCGGGCGCTGCTGCTCCTGCTGATGGTGGCGTTCACCCTGGGCAACACGGCGTCGGCGCTGGCGCCCACGCTCGACACGCTCGTCGCGGCGCGGTTCATGGCGGGCCTGCCGCATGGCGCCTACTTCGGGGTGGCCTCCGTCGTGGGAGCCGAGCTGCTGGGAGCCGGACGCAGGGGGCGCGCGGTGGCGTTGGTCATGGCCGGGCTCACGGTGGCCAACATCGTCGGCGTCCCGGCGGCGACGTTCCTGGGGCAGCACCTGGGCTGGCGGAGCACGTTCCTGCTGGTGGGCGCCATTGGACTGGTGACGCTCATGGCGCTCTGGCTGTGGGTGCCGCACGTGGCCTCGCTGGGAGGCAGCAGCATCCGCCAGGAGCTGTCCGCGCTGCGGCAGCCGCAGGTGTGGTGGACGTCGCTGGTGGGCGCGGTGGGCTTCGGAGGGCTGTTCGCGGTCTACAGCTACATCGCGCCGACGCTGACGCTCGTGTCGGGCCTGCCCGAGTCGGGGCTGCCGTGGGTGCTCGCGCTCTTCGGCGTGGGGATGACGGTGGGGGCGATGTTCGGAGGCCGCCTCACGGACCATTCGGTGACGCTCGCGATGTGGGTGGGGTTTGGCGCGACGACGCTCGTGATGGGCCTGTTCGCGCTCACGGCGGGGGCGCTCTGGGCGGCGGTCCCGCTGGTGTTCCTCATCGGCTTCGCGGCGCAGTTCCTCGCGCCGGCCGTGCAGGTGCGGCTCATGGAGGCCTCCCCTGGAGCGCCCTCCCTGGCCGCGTCGATGTCCCACTCCGCCCTGAACATCGCCAACGCCGCGGGCGCGTGGCTGGGAGGCCTGGTCATCGCGGCCGGGTGGGGCTACCTCGCGCCGGCGTGGGCCGCGGTCGCGCTCACCCTCGCCGGAGCGGCCCTCTTCGCGGTCTCGAACCGTGGCGGCGGTCGTCCCGCCGCGGCACGCGCCGAGCACGCATAG
- a CDS encoding cell wall metabolism sensor histidine kinase WalK has translation MACEPDLPPVRADRARLVRVFQNLVGNAIHFTPPGGHILLKAARRGDQVCFRVEDSGPGIDTRSLPHVFDRFWQAIHARKAGAGLGLAIVKGLVEAHGGRVWVESQPGHGAAFFFTLPALPQGGNAASP, from the coding sequence GTGGCATGCGAACCGGACCTGCCCCCGGTGCGCGCGGACCGGGCGCGCCTGGTGCGCGTCTTCCAGAACCTGGTGGGCAATGCCATCCACTTCACGCCACCCGGCGGCCACATCCTCCTGAAGGCCGCGCGCCGGGGAGACCAGGTGTGCTTCCGCGTGGAGGACTCGGGGCCGGGCATCGACACGCGGTCGCTGCCGCACGTCTTCGACCGCTTCTGGCAGGCCATCCACGCGCGCAAGGCGGGCGCGGGGTTGGGGCTCGCCATCGTCAAGGGGCTGGTGGAGGCCCACGGCGGCCGCGTCTGGGTGGAGAGCCAGCCGGGCCACGGGGCCGCGTTCTTCTTCACGCTGCCCGCCCTCCCGCAGGGCGGCAATGCGGCCAGCCCCTGA
- a CDS encoding alpha/beta hydrolase, producing the protein MRYVRLFLLTVVLVSGVVHAAEAEPMPPHATFTLPSKALKEKRRINVYTPPGYGAAKGVRYPVLYMPDGGEQEDFPHVATTVDTAIRAGEMRPVILVGIENTERRRDMTGPTQVESDKEIAPRVGGSAAFRAFLRDELMPHVRRQYRVTDETAIIGESLAGLFIVETFFLQPGMFGTSIALSPSLWWNDDEWVRKAAERLQARPDLKATLYLASAGDDVASEAERMAEAFRQHAPKGLKWKYEPHPDLRHANIYRSLEVKVLKEAFAPATTKAVP; encoded by the coding sequence ATGAGGTATGTCCGTCTTTTCCTGCTCACCGTCGTCCTCGTCAGCGGCGTGGTCCATGCCGCGGAAGCGGAGCCGATGCCTCCGCACGCGACGTTCACGCTCCCGTCGAAGGCGCTGAAGGAAAAACGGCGCATCAACGTCTACACGCCGCCCGGCTACGGCGCGGCGAAGGGCGTGCGCTACCCGGTCCTCTACATGCCCGACGGCGGCGAGCAGGAGGACTTCCCGCACGTGGCCACCACCGTGGACACCGCCATCCGCGCCGGGGAGATGCGTCCCGTCATCCTGGTGGGCATCGAGAACACCGAACGGCGCCGCGACATGACCGGGCCCACGCAGGTCGAGTCCGACAAGGAGATCGCCCCACGCGTCGGCGGCTCCGCGGCGTTCCGGGCCTTCCTGCGCGACGAGCTGATGCCGCACGTGCGCCGCCAGTACCGAGTCACCGACGAGACGGCCATCATCGGCGAGTCGCTCGCGGGGCTGTTCATCGTGGAGACGTTCTTCCTCCAGCCCGGGATGTTCGGCACCTCCATCGCGCTGAGCCCCAGCCTCTGGTGGAACGACGACGAATGGGTCCGCAAGGCCGCCGAGCGGCTCCAGGCACGGCCGGACCTGAAGGCCACGCTCTACCTGGCCTCGGCAGGCGACGACGTCGCGTCCGAGGCCGAGCGAATGGCCGAAGCGTTCCGCCAGCACGCGCCCAAGGGCCTGAAGTGGAAGTACGAGCCGCACCCCGACCTGCGTCACGCCAACATCTACCGTTCCCTGGAGGTGAAGGTGTTGAAGGAGGCCTTCGCGCCCGCCACAACGAAGGCCGTCCCCTAG
- a CDS encoding aminotransferase class IV, with amino-acid sequence MFPTVSVDGVVQRWEDLRLQDFAQGFFFGAGFFTTFRIDAGQPRFLARHLTRLRGSLDAFPGAVRTPSPTLLREDAVRDTLRRCLAADAALGARFTGVGKLAVSDGHVLCTFRSLPAELEVLHREGRELDGVETGAYRRSERTVNHKGLAYFRQHALLPRLPVITNEAAEVCELPTANLFVQLDGALVTPPLSAPCLPGIARAVLLAMASVDGLPVVERVLPLADLSRAQACFYSNAVALAVGVPALLGRALPDSLRLAERARVALEARAVREG; translated from the coding sequence ATGTTCCCGACCGTCTCCGTCGATGGCGTCGTCCAGCGCTGGGAGGACCTGCGCCTCCAGGACTTCGCCCAGGGCTTCTTCTTCGGCGCGGGCTTCTTCACCACCTTCCGCATCGACGCCGGGCAGCCCCGGTTCCTCGCGAGACACCTGACCCGCCTGCGAGGGAGCCTGGACGCGTTCCCCGGCGCCGTGCGCACTCCGTCCCCCACGCTCCTGCGCGAGGACGCCGTTCGGGACACCCTGCGCCGCTGTCTCGCGGCGGACGCGGCGCTGGGTGCCCGCTTCACCGGCGTGGGCAAGCTCGCGGTCAGCGACGGCCACGTGCTGTGCACCTTCCGCTCGCTCCCCGCCGAGCTCGAAGTCCTGCACCGGGAGGGGCGCGAGCTGGACGGCGTGGAGACCGGGGCGTACCGGCGCTCGGAGCGCACGGTGAACCACAAGGGCCTGGCGTACTTCCGTCAGCACGCGCTGCTGCCGCGACTGCCCGTCATCACCAACGAGGCCGCCGAGGTCTGCGAGCTGCCCACCGCCAACCTCTTCGTGCAGCTCGACGGCGCGCTCGTCACCCCGCCGCTGTCCGCGCCGTGCCTGCCGGGCATCGCGCGCGCGGTGCTGCTGGCCATGGCCTCCGTGGACGGGCTCCCGGTGGTGGAGCGGGTGCTGCCGCTCGCGGACCTGTCCCGCGCGCAGGCGTGCTTCTACAGCAACGCGGTGGCGCTGGCCGTGGGCGTCCCGGCGCTGCTGGGCCGGGCGCTTCCCGACAGCCTGAGGCTCGCGGAGCGGGCCCGCGTCGCGCTCGAGGCCCGGGCCGTTCGCGAGGGCTGA
- a CDS encoding tetratricopeptide repeat protein produces MERNGRQAWPPELSEPLREVDRLRRGGRYTSALALARTLAEAHPTQVRVLVEVGLTLGVWGGQPAEALPWFDRVLELAPGHVATRYHRALTLARLGRHSEAVEEFARVESAGFRKALVLHMKRAESLEALGRLAEAEADWTAALAEDRGNPWLLQQRARSRARLGRTDAAEADLTAALASQAGDAVDPELLYERGVLRLQRGAVVGARADFDAGLQAFRVGDPPALLDALRLGGQDAAARERG; encoded by the coding sequence ATGGAACGCAACGGACGACAGGCATGGCCCCCGGAGCTGTCCGAGCCCTTGCGCGAGGTGGACCGCCTGCGCCGGGGAGGCCGCTACACGTCGGCGCTCGCGCTGGCGCGGACGCTGGCGGAGGCGCATCCGACGCAGGTGCGGGTGCTGGTGGAGGTGGGGCTGACGCTGGGCGTGTGGGGCGGCCAGCCGGCGGAGGCGCTGCCCTGGTTCGACCGCGTGCTGGAGCTGGCGCCGGGGCACGTGGCCACGCGTTATCACCGGGCGCTCACGCTGGCCCGGCTGGGGCGGCACTCGGAGGCGGTGGAGGAGTTCGCGCGGGTGGAGTCCGCGGGCTTCCGCAAGGCGCTGGTGCTGCACATGAAGCGCGCGGAGTCGCTCGAAGCGCTGGGGCGGCTGGCGGAGGCGGAGGCGGACTGGACCGCGGCCCTGGCCGAGGACCGGGGCAACCCGTGGCTTCTTCAACAGCGGGCCCGGAGCCGCGCCCGGCTGGGGCGGACGGACGCCGCGGAAGCGGACCTGACCGCCGCGCTCGCATCCCAGGCAGGCGACGCGGTGGACCCCGAGCTGCTGTACGAGCGGGGCGTGCTCCGGCTTCAGCGGGGAGCGGTCGTAGGCGCCCGTGCGGACTTCGACGCGGGGCTCCAGGCCTTCCGCGTGGGTGACCCTCCGGCGTTGCTGGATGCGCTCCGGCTCGGAGGACAGGACGCGGCAGCCCGTGAGCGTGGCTGA
- a CDS encoding SDR family NAD(P)-dependent oxidoreductase, protein MAIYAASKALEQFFTEALSEETRERGVRVLALCPGPVQTAFFDVVGTRLAAVGPWRRRRQWCCEASRPWTRAGHRWCPGGATGGRPTRRSSRRAG, encoded by the coding sequence ATGGCCATCTACGCGGCCAGCAAGGCGCTCGAGCAGTTCTTTACGGAAGCGCTGTCGGAGGAGACGCGCGAGCGTGGCGTGCGGGTGCTCGCGCTGTGCCCGGGCCCTGTCCAGACGGCGTTCTTCGACGTGGTGGGGACCCGGCTGGCTGCCGTCGGTCCATGGCGACGGCGGAGGCAGTGGTGCTGCGAAGCCTCAAGGCCCTGGACCAGGGCCGGGCATCGGTGGTGCCCGGGTGGCGCAACTGGCGGCAGGCCAACCCGACGCTCTTCACGCCGCGCTGGCTGA
- a CDS encoding DeoR/GlpR family DNA-binding transcription regulator, producing the protein MVTHERHKRILELLARDQRVAASALAEAFGVSEDTIRRDLRELAEDGLLRRVYGGAVPRTPIAPTYAGRRGESVEAKSAIAATVAGLLRPGQLIFLDAGTTATAVASHLPPDLKLTVVTHSLPVASVLAEHPGVEVILLGGRLLKDSLAVAGAETVEGYRKFRADLCVLGTASVHPELGLGVFSHEDAEVKRAMVAAATEVIAVAAGEKLCTTAPFVVGPLSLIDRLVTDAPAPAGFARALALAGVELIQH; encoded by the coding sequence ATGGTCACCCACGAGCGGCACAAGCGGATCCTCGAGCTCCTGGCCCGCGACCAGCGTGTCGCCGCGTCCGCCCTGGCCGAGGCGTTCGGCGTCTCCGAGGACACCATCCGGCGCGACCTCCGCGAGCTCGCCGAGGACGGGTTGCTCCGCCGCGTCTATGGGGGCGCGGTCCCCCGCACGCCCATCGCGCCGACCTACGCGGGACGGCGGGGGGAGTCCGTGGAGGCCAAGAGCGCGATCGCCGCCACCGTGGCGGGCCTCCTCCGCCCCGGACAGCTCATCTTCCTGGATGCGGGCACGACGGCCACGGCGGTCGCGTCCCACCTGCCGCCAGACCTGAAGCTGACGGTCGTCACGCACAGCCTGCCCGTCGCCTCCGTCCTCGCCGAGCACCCGGGGGTGGAGGTCATCCTGCTAGGAGGGCGGCTGCTGAAGGACTCCCTGGCCGTGGCCGGGGCCGAGACCGTGGAGGGATACCGCAAGTTCCGCGCGGACCTCTGCGTGCTGGGGACCGCGAGCGTGCACCCGGAGCTGGGACTGGGCGTGTTCAGCCACGAGGACGCGGAGGTGAAGCGCGCCATGGTGGCCGCGGCCACGGAGGTCATCGCCGTGGCGGCGGGGGAGAAGCTGTGCACGACGGCCCCCTTTGTCGTCGGGCCCCTCTCCCTCATCGACCGGCTGGTGACGGACGCACCTGCCCCCGCCGGCTTCGCGCGGGCGCTCGCGCTCGCGGGCGTCGAGCTCATCCAGCACTAA
- a CDS encoding carbonic anhydrase: protein MPAPFVSRVPFEPVHPKTLAVYCSDGRFTEAVEDLARHLGHPRIDTLTIPGGPALLNRWASDYLESEGFTKAARFLIEGHHIEDVLLLAHAGCGYYHAKHGALGPDIAVEQQLKDLHFGAKELQTAYPHLRIHLYYVRSHGKTIEFEPIPREG from the coding sequence ATGCCCGCCCCCTTTGTCTCCCGTGTCCCCTTCGAGCCCGTCCACCCGAAGACCCTGGCCGTGTACTGCTCGGACGGGCGCTTCACCGAGGCCGTGGAGGACCTGGCCCGCCACCTGGGCCACCCGCGCATCGACACGCTCACCATTCCTGGAGGCCCCGCGCTGCTCAACCGCTGGGCGTCGGACTACCTGGAGAGCGAGGGCTTCACGAAGGCCGCGCGCTTCCTCATCGAGGGCCACCACATCGAGGACGTGCTGCTGCTGGCCCACGCGGGGTGCGGCTACTACCACGCGAAGCACGGGGCGCTGGGGCCGGACATCGCCGTGGAGCAGCAGCTGAAGGACCTGCACTTCGGCGCGAAGGAGCTCCAGACGGCGTACCCCCACCTGCGCATCCACCTCTATTACGTGCGCTCGCACGGGAAGACGATCGAGTTCGAGCCCATCCCCCGCGAGGGCTGA
- a CDS encoding FadR/GntR family transcriptional regulator — protein sequence MEMGRGGLVAYVEAELERDIALGRLPRCGQFGSEATLARRHNVCRGTIREALRRLAARGLVVQRPGRRTRAVALDESLTLENLGLALHDARSPEARRLLEGYFSLRRQVMVELLVDCCAKASQGDLNQLSQVCFGLWDAGKWESGERCAQVEFELLRLAARVAERPGHVLLVQSLQRAFLGAAARLLPFMGGDALREWAIRAMNALSERDVRALQQELPTLMAVCDERVLEQFAPVPMKPVSLEPHRDESGALDGCASAIPQGDVMEARLCGATCSPDRVVPTSEHDGVLRELPDREAHGLELTIRELEELAPIPEQGGALDECLGGDARHMGGPTAAVARSEGLEPACCIHGVPRLVEQYRGAGLSPTSAGAVPFESAEELSGDSMPGALGNLSGCRTGPGTSCPAERLPSVTPPRGSWEFPRAAVPEDGEPLHDIQGALRWWTARLWRFTARCLGLAAS from the coding sequence ATGGAGATGGGACGGGGTGGGCTCGTGGCGTATGTGGAAGCGGAGTTGGAGCGCGATATCGCCTTGGGGCGATTACCGCGCTGCGGGCAGTTCGGCTCGGAAGCGACGCTGGCGCGTCGCCATAACGTGTGTCGGGGCACCATTCGTGAGGCGCTGCGCCGGCTGGCGGCGCGGGGCCTGGTGGTGCAGCGTCCCGGACGTAGGACGCGCGCGGTGGCGCTAGATGAGTCGCTGACGCTGGAGAACCTGGGGCTTGCGCTGCACGACGCGCGCTCACCGGAGGCTCGTCGGCTCCTGGAGGGCTACTTCAGCCTTCGGCGGCAGGTGATGGTGGAACTCCTGGTCGACTGCTGCGCGAAGGCCTCGCAGGGGGATTTGAACCAGTTGTCGCAGGTCTGCTTCGGGCTTTGGGACGCGGGGAAGTGGGAATCGGGAGAGCGGTGCGCCCAGGTGGAGTTTGAGTTGCTGCGGCTGGCGGCCCGGGTGGCGGAGCGGCCCGGACATGTGCTCCTTGTCCAGTCCCTGCAACGGGCCTTTCTGGGAGCCGCGGCTCGACTGCTGCCCTTCATGGGCGGTGATGCGCTGCGTGAGTGGGCCATTCGCGCCATGAATGCTCTGTCGGAGCGCGACGTGCGGGCGCTCCAGCAGGAGCTGCCGACGCTGATGGCGGTTTGCGATGAGCGCGTGCTCGAACAGTTCGCGCCTGTCCCCATGAAGCCGGTTTCCCTTGAACCCCACCGTGACGAGAGCGGCGCTCTTGACGGCTGTGCGTCAGCCATTCCGCAGGGCGATGTGATGGAGGCCCGCCTCTGTGGGGCGACGTGTAGCCCTGACAGAGTCGTGCCGACCTCCGAGCATGACGGTGTGCTGCGGGAACTTCCCGACAGGGAGGCGCATGGCCTTGAGCTGACGATACGGGAACTTGAGGAGCTTGCGCCCATCCCCGAGCAGGGCGGGGCACTGGATGAGTGCCTTGGCGGGGATGCACGTCACATGGGCGGCCCTACCGCGGCCGTCGCGAGGAGTGAGGGACTTGAGCCTGCCTGCTGCATCCATGGGGTGCCCCGCCTCGTGGAGCAGTACCGCGGGGCGGGGCTGTCTCCCACCTCCGCCGGGGCCGTCCCTTTCGAGTCCGCTGAAGAACTCTCCGGGGACTCGATGCCTGGAGCCTTGGGAAATCTGTCCGGCTGTCGGACTGGGCCCGGGACCTCGTGTCCGGCGGAGCGCCTCCCGTCCGTGACTCCACCCAGGGGTTCCTGGGAGTTTCCCCGCGCGGCGGTGCCCGAGGACGGAGAACCGCTTCACGACATCCAGGGGGCCCTGCGCTGGTGGACTGCTCGCCTCTGGCGATTCACCGCGCGTTGCCTGGGACTGGCTGCTTCGTGA
- a CDS encoding alpha/beta hydrolase, whose protein sequence is MTRSLVMVPRWAGSPETDFYPWLTAKLRTPPPLFEDVRTLAMPTPGAPTIDGWVSTLASAVGPVPAPSTVFLGHSVGCQAVMRYLSALPPGHTVEGAVFVAGWFEVDKPWDTLRPWLDAPMDFERIRAALRRCVVVLSDSDPFTSDHRRNTRLFEERLGAQVRLVPGGRHFNNPQEPAVLAALQDGFGASR, encoded by the coding sequence ATGACCCGCTCCCTCGTCATGGTCCCCCGCTGGGCGGGAAGCCCCGAGACGGACTTCTACCCGTGGCTCACCGCGAAGCTGCGCACGCCGCCGCCCCTCTTCGAGGATGTCCGCACGCTGGCCATGCCCACGCCGGGCGCGCCCACCATCGACGGCTGGGTGTCCACGCTCGCGTCCGCGGTGGGGCCGGTGCCCGCGCCCTCCACGGTGTTCCTGGGCCACAGCGTCGGCTGTCAGGCCGTGATGCGCTACCTGTCCGCGCTGCCTCCGGGCCACACCGTGGAAGGCGCCGTGTTCGTCGCGGGCTGGTTCGAGGTCGACAAGCCCTGGGACACGCTGCGGCCGTGGCTCGACGCGCCCATGGACTTCGAGCGCATCCGCGCCGCGCTCCGCCGCTGCGTGGTGGTGTTGTCGGACTCCGACCCCTTCACGTCCGACCATCGCCGCAACACGCGCCTCTTCGAGGAGCGCCTGGGCGCACAGGTGCGCCTCGTCCCCGGCGGGCGCCACTTCAACAACCCGCAGGAGCCCGCGGTGCTTGCCGCGCTCCAGGACGGGTTCGGCGCGTCGCGCTGA